One Streptomyces sp. NBC_01217 genomic region harbors:
- a CDS encoding geranylgeranyl reductase family protein, with amino-acid sequence MSSENADAVQEHEESSVWDVVVVGGGPAGASAAYAAAVAGRRVLLLEKAELPRYKTCGGGIIGFSRDSLPPGFELPLRDRIHAVTFSLNGRLARTRRSKRMLFGLINRPEFDAGLVEEAQKAGAELRTGATVTRVEQHGAAVPDRRTVAVVLSGGETVLARAVVGADGSAGRIGAHVGVKLDQVDLGLEAEIPVPATVAEDWAGRVLIDWGPMPGSYGWVFPKGDVLTVGVISARGDGAGTKRYLEDFIARLGLAGFEPKISSGHLTRCRSDDSPLSRGRVLVCGDAAGLLEPWTREGISFALRSGRLAGEWAVRVAESHDAVDARRQALNYAFAIKAGLGVEMGVGRRMLKLFERRPGVLHAVLTGFRPAWNAFAGVTRGTTSLAELVRTHPLAQRALSAMDR; translated from the coding sequence GTGAGCAGCGAGAACGCAGACGCCGTACAGGAGCACGAAGAGTCGTCCGTGTGGGACGTCGTCGTAGTCGGCGGTGGGCCGGCCGGAGCCTCCGCGGCATACGCGGCGGCGGTCGCCGGTCGACGGGTACTGCTCCTCGAAAAGGCGGAACTGCCCCGCTACAAGACGTGTGGCGGCGGCATCATCGGGTTTTCGCGTGATTCGCTGCCGCCCGGATTCGAACTGCCGCTGCGGGACCGGATCCACGCGGTCACGTTCTCGCTCAACGGCAGGCTGGCGCGTACCCGTCGCTCCAAGCGGATGCTCTTCGGGCTCATCAACCGCCCCGAGTTCGATGCGGGGCTGGTCGAGGAGGCGCAGAAGGCGGGCGCCGAACTGCGCACCGGAGCGACGGTCACGCGTGTCGAGCAGCACGGCGCCGCGGTGCCGGACCGGCGCACGGTCGCCGTGGTGCTGTCCGGCGGCGAGACGGTCCTGGCCCGCGCGGTCGTCGGTGCCGACGGCAGCGCGGGGCGGATAGGAGCCCATGTCGGGGTGAAACTCGACCAGGTGGACCTCGGCCTGGAGGCGGAGATCCCGGTCCCGGCCACGGTTGCGGAGGACTGGGCCGGACGGGTGCTGATCGACTGGGGCCCCATGCCCGGCAGTTACGGCTGGGTGTTCCCCAAGGGCGATGTCCTCACCGTCGGCGTGATCTCGGCGCGGGGCGACGGGGCGGGTACCAAGAGGTATCTGGAGGACTTCATCGCCCGGCTCGGTCTGGCCGGCTTCGAGCCGAAGATCTCCTCCGGGCATCTGACGCGCTGCCGAAGTGACGACTCGCCGCTTTCGCGCGGGCGGGTGCTGGTGTGCGGCGACGCGGCGGGGCTGCTGGAGCCGTGGACCCGCGAGGGCATCTCCTTCGCGTTGCGCTCGGGGCGGCTCGCCGGCGAGTGGGCGGTCCGGGTCGCGGAGTCGCACGATGCGGTGGACGCCCGGCGCCAGGCGCTCAACTACGCCTTCGCCATCAAGGCCGGCCTGGGTGTCGAGATGGGCGTCGGACGGCGCATGCTGAAGCTGTTCGAGCGCCGCCCGGGGGTGCTGCACGCGGTGCTGACGGGATTCCGCCCGGCCTGGAACGCGTTCGCGGGGGTCACCCGCGGAACGACCTCACTGGCCGAGCTGGTCCGTACGCATCCGCTGGCGCAGCGGGCCCTGTCGGCCATGGACCGCTGA
- the ltrA gene encoding group II intron reverse transcriptase/maturase has translation MAGDTPGNPGVPEAAAYAVASRVLRIQSKLHDRAVADPGRVFDDLFNLVADPAFLLEAWRRARTNKGARTAGIDGWTAPGIEASEHGVLGFLDQIRADLKARTFVPLPVAERMIPKSNGKMRRLGIPTARDRVVQASLKLVLEPIFEPGFSSSSYGFRPGRRAQDAIEDIIHHARSGYVWVFETDIAACFDEIDHTALMDRVRQRIGDRRVLRLVKSFLHAGILTGEDTLRETVSGTPQGGILSPLLANIALGVIDEHFDAKRRSLSKEWHRRRHRREGGATYRLVRYADDLAVMVFGTREHAEALRDEVTGVAATIGLRLAEDKTRTVHLDEGFDFLGWHIQRHTQRGSNRRMVYTYPSDKAVTSVRSRVKELTGRQTMNMDPGTVFTLLGQRLRGWTTYFRHGASKITFSELEHYLWHRVWKWLRRRHRRRHWRWVTRTYGSPHNRWGFTADGVELFNPAKVPIRRYRYRGNTIPTPWSARPAHTTT, from the coding sequence ATGGCGGGAGATACGCCGGGGAACCCCGGCGTTCCCGAGGCCGCCGCGTATGCGGTGGCCTCGCGGGTACTGCGGATTCAGTCCAAGCTGCACGATCGGGCGGTGGCCGACCCTGGCCGCGTGTTCGACGATCTGTTCAACCTTGTGGCAGACCCGGCGTTCCTGCTCGAAGCATGGCGCCGGGCCAGGACGAACAAAGGAGCGCGGACAGCCGGGATCGACGGCTGGACCGCTCCCGGGATCGAGGCGTCCGAGCACGGTGTGCTCGGGTTCCTCGACCAGATCCGCGCGGACCTGAAGGCGCGGACGTTCGTCCCCCTGCCCGTGGCCGAACGCATGATCCCGAAATCCAACGGGAAGATGCGCCGTCTGGGCATCCCGACCGCGCGAGACCGCGTGGTGCAGGCCAGCCTGAAACTGGTGCTCGAACCGATCTTCGAGCCCGGATTCAGCTCGTCCAGTTACGGGTTCAGGCCCGGCAGGCGAGCACAGGACGCGATCGAGGACATCATCCACCACGCCCGCTCGGGCTATGTGTGGGTGTTCGAGACCGACATCGCCGCCTGCTTCGACGAGATCGACCACACGGCCCTCATGGACCGGGTGCGTCAGCGTATCGGCGACAGGCGAGTCCTACGGCTGGTCAAGTCCTTCCTGCACGCAGGGATCCTGACCGGGGAGGACACCCTGCGGGAGACCGTGTCGGGGACGCCGCAAGGCGGGATCCTGTCCCCGTTGCTCGCGAACATCGCCCTGGGCGTGATCGACGAGCACTTCGACGCGAAGCGACGAAGCCTTTCCAAGGAATGGCACCGGCGCCGCCACCGCCGCGAAGGGGGAGCGACTTACCGGCTGGTCCGGTACGCCGACGACCTCGCCGTTATGGTGTTCGGCACCCGGGAGCACGCTGAAGCACTCCGCGACGAAGTCACAGGCGTTGCCGCCACCATCGGGCTGCGTCTGGCCGAGGACAAGACCCGAACCGTCCATCTCGACGAGGGTTTCGACTTCCTGGGCTGGCACATCCAGCGCCACACCCAGCGGGGCTCGAACCGTCGCATGGTCTACACCTATCCCAGCGACAAGGCCGTCACGTCGGTCAGGTCCCGGGTCAAGGAACTGACCGGACGGCAGACAATGAACATGGACCCCGGCACAGTCTTCACCCTCCTGGGGCAGAGACTCCGGGGCTGGACCACCTACTTCCGCCACGGCGCATCCAAGATCACTTTCAGTGAGCTGGAACACTACCTGTGGCACCGTGTGTGGAAGTGGCTCCGCCGACGCCACCGGCGCCGGCACTGGAGATGGGTCACCCGCACCTACGGCAGCCCCCACAACCGGTGGGGCTTCACCGCCGACGGCGTGGAACTGTTCAACCCCGCGAAGGTACCCATCCGGCGATACCGCTACCGGGGCAACACCATCCCCACCCCGTGGTCCGCACGACCAGCCCACACCACCACCTGA
- a CDS encoding TetR/AcrR family transcriptional regulator has product MSTIRGARERARIEVTVAIKDEARKQLAAEGAAKLSLRAVARELGMASSALYRYFPSRDDLLTALIVDAYDSVGGAAEAAHLAARADAAPHLARWTAVALAVRDWALEHPHEYALIYGSPVPGYSAPQTTVGPASRVGFVLIAIVTEAFRADGLAVPPLARELRAEDGRMVAEFAPDLPPGAAVPLIAAWAQLFGLISFEIFGQFHQVVEAREAFFREAVTALARTVGLLGSRSR; this is encoded by the coding sequence ATGAGCACTATCCGAGGAGCCAGGGAACGGGCCCGCATCGAGGTCACCGTCGCAATCAAGGACGAGGCGCGGAAGCAGCTCGCAGCCGAAGGTGCCGCGAAGCTTTCGCTGCGCGCCGTCGCACGGGAGCTCGGTATGGCCTCCTCCGCGCTCTACCGCTATTTCCCCAGCCGGGACGACCTGCTCACGGCCCTGATCGTCGACGCTTACGACTCCGTGGGCGGGGCCGCCGAGGCCGCCCATCTGGCGGCCCGTGCCGACGCCGCCCCCCACCTCGCACGCTGGACCGCCGTCGCCCTCGCCGTACGCGACTGGGCCCTTGAGCACCCTCATGAGTACGCCCTGATCTACGGCTCGCCCGTGCCCGGATACAGCGCACCGCAGACGACGGTCGGCCCCGCCTCCCGCGTGGGCTTCGTCCTGATCGCCATCGTGACCGAGGCCTTCCGCGCGGACGGTCTCGCCGTGCCGCCGCTCGCGCGGGAGCTGCGCGCCGAGGACGGGCGGATGGTCGCCGAGTTCGCCCCCGACCTTCCGCCGGGGGCTGCTGTCCCGCTGATCGCCGCCTGGGCGCAGTTGTTCGGGCTGATCTCCTTCGAGATCTTCGGCCAGTTCCACCAGGTGGTGGAGGCCCGGGAGGCCTTCTTCCGGGAAGCCGTCACCGCACTGGCCCGCACGGTCGGCCTGCTCGGCAGCAGGAGCCGCTAG
- a CDS encoding SDR family NAD(P)-dependent oxidoreductase has protein sequence MTTTLITGANKGLGFETARQLVAAGHTVYIGARDPERGRRSAEQLGARFIQLDVTDDASVAAAVKAIEADGGLDVLVNNAGIEPRKAGGGFIPATEVTADSVRTVFETNVFGQVRMLHAFLPLLQRSAAPVVVNVSSGTSLMRDLVNPDSPAHFYPDIAYPSSKAAVNMLTVQYSKAYPSVKINAVDPGFTATDLNHHAGIQTVEQGAQVIVRMAQIGPEGPTGGFFEAKGTIAW, from the coding sequence ATGACGACAACGCTCATCACCGGCGCGAATAAGGGCCTCGGGTTCGAGACCGCCCGCCAGCTCGTGGCCGCAGGTCACACCGTCTACATCGGCGCCCGGGACCCCGAGCGGGGTCGCCGGTCCGCCGAGCAGCTGGGCGCACGTTTCATCCAGCTCGACGTCACCGACGACGCCTCGGTCGCTGCCGCTGTCAAGGCCATCGAGGCCGACGGCGGGCTGGATGTTCTGGTCAACAACGCCGGGATCGAGCCGCGCAAGGCCGGCGGCGGCTTCATCCCTGCCACTGAAGTGACCGCCGACTCGGTGCGCACCGTGTTCGAGACAAATGTGTTTGGCCAGGTCCGGATGCTCCATGCGTTCCTGCCGCTGCTGCAGCGCTCCGCAGCCCCAGTGGTGGTCAACGTCAGCAGTGGCACCTCGCTGATGCGCGACCTCGTGAACCCGGACTCGCCGGCGCACTTCTACCCCGACATCGCCTACCCGTCCTCGAAGGCCGCGGTCAACATGCTCACGGTCCAGTACTCGAAGGCGTACCCCAGCGTGAAGATCAACGCCGTGGACCCGGGGTTCACTGCCACCGACCTGAACCATCACGCAGGCATCCAGACCGTCGAGCAGGGCGCCCAGGTCATCGTCCGGATGGCTCAGATCGGCCCCGAGGGCCCCACCGGCGGCTTCTTTGAGGCCAAGGGAACCATCGCCTGGTAG
- a CDS encoding NUDIX hydrolase encodes MIVWINGAFGAGKTSAARELVDLIPNSTFYDPGLIGAGLRYLLPQKRLAEVTDFQDLPIWRRLVVDTAAALLAEVSGVLVVPMTLLRQEYRDEIFGGLASRRIPVRHVLLSPEETILRKRIADRVEFADDPEHSERIRQWAHEHIEPYQAALGWLSRDAHTIDTSTLTAHETAERIADAVRTGAATACEIVQTPEPTAETVAAGVLLFDEEDRVLLVDPTYKPGWEFPGGVVESGEAPAQAGIREVAEEIGVRLDRVPKLLVIDWEAPQPPGYGGLRMLFDGGLLPGTDAQRLLLPGSELRGWRFVTEEEAATMLPPTRYERLRWALRARERSTVLNLEAGVPVG; translated from the coding sequence GTGATCGTCTGGATCAACGGTGCGTTCGGCGCGGGCAAGACGAGCGCCGCGCGCGAGCTGGTCGATCTGATCCCGAACAGCACGTTCTACGACCCCGGGCTGATCGGCGCGGGGCTGCGGTATCTGCTGCCCCAGAAGAGACTTGCCGAGGTGACGGATTTCCAGGACCTGCCGATCTGGCGGCGTCTGGTGGTGGACACCGCGGCGGCCCTGCTCGCCGAGGTGTCCGGGGTGCTGGTGGTGCCGATGACGCTGCTGCGACAGGAGTACCGCGACGAGATCTTCGGAGGACTGGCCTCCCGGCGCATTCCGGTGCGCCATGTCCTGCTCTCACCTGAGGAAACGATCCTGCGCAAACGGATCGCCGACCGGGTGGAGTTCGCCGACGACCCGGAGCACAGCGAACGGATCCGCCAGTGGGCCCATGAGCACATCGAGCCCTACCAGGCGGCGCTCGGCTGGCTCTCCCGGGACGCCCACACCATCGACACCAGCACGCTCACCGCGCACGAGACGGCCGAGCGGATAGCCGACGCGGTCCGCACCGGAGCGGCCACCGCATGCGAGATAGTGCAGACTCCGGAGCCGACCGCGGAGACCGTCGCGGCCGGTGTGCTCCTCTTCGACGAAGAGGACCGGGTACTGCTCGTAGACCCGACGTACAAGCCCGGCTGGGAGTTCCCCGGCGGAGTGGTCGAGTCCGGCGAGGCCCCCGCACAGGCCGGCATCCGCGAAGTGGCCGAGGAGATAGGCGTCCGCCTCGACCGGGTGCCGAAACTGCTCGTCATCGACTGGGAGGCGCCACAACCACCGGGCTACGGGGGGCTTCGGATGCTCTTCGACGGAGGCCTGCTGCCCGGTACGGACGCCCAGCGGCTGCTGCTGCCCGGCTCCGAACTGCGCGGCTGGCGGTTCGTCACCGAGGAGGAGGCGGCAACCATGCTGCCCCCCACCCGGTACGAGCGGCTGCGCTGGGCGCTGCGCGCCCGGGAGCGGTCAACCGTGCTCAACCTGGAGGCCGGAGTCCCGGTCGGCTGA
- a CDS encoding nitroreductase/quinone reductase family protein, translated as MSQPYYLRGNAFNVRMNSVIGWLARHGVSLLGSAEMSVRGRKSGQMQRIPVNPHPYEGAQYLVSARGHSQWVRNMRVAGSGELRVGRKIRTFTAVEIADDEQKVLIVRAYLERWGWEVNQYFQGITAKSSDAELLAACPDHPVFRITVEG; from the coding sequence ATGTCTCAGCCGTACTACCTTCGGGGCAACGCCTTCAACGTCCGGATGAACAGCGTCATCGGCTGGCTCGCCCGGCATGGCGTCAGCCTTCTCGGCTCGGCGGAGATGTCGGTGCGCGGCCGCAAGAGCGGGCAGATGCAGCGCATCCCCGTGAACCCCCACCCCTACGAGGGCGCGCAGTATCTGGTCTCCGCGCGGGGCCACTCCCAGTGGGTGCGCAACATGCGGGTCGCCGGCAGCGGCGAGCTGCGCGTGGGCCGGAAGATCCGCACCTTCACGGCCGTGGAGATCGCGGACGACGAGCAGAAGGTGCTGATCGTCCGCGCCTACCTGGAGCGCTGGGGCTGGGAGGTCAACCAGTACTTCCAGGGCATCACGGCGAAGTCCTCGGACGCGGAACTCCTGGCCGCCTGCCCGGACCACCCGGTCTTCCGGATCACCGTGGAGGGCTGA
- a CDS encoding ISAs1 family transposase, translated as MPSGLGQLALPNLHGTPQDAADLRRFLIWVPDPRGHRGRRYPMLPLLCAAAAAVLAGARSLIAIGEWTTDAPPSVLADLGFPPDALTGIRAVPHPATIRRLLQRLDGDALDAAIGAYLRARTTPPQPSEPPSKPALRAIAVDGKTVRGSRTRTTTAIQLLAAMDHHGVVLAQRQIASKSNEIPAFQPLLDTIDLTDTLLTGDALHTQHAHGAYLRKRGAHFLAIVKKNHSGLYAQVRKLPWADIPLDHSTRDRAHHRDEIRRLKVAAFRHLDYPGARQAIQIVRWRRELSTGKLTIERVYLITSLTVFDATCTELATWIRGHWGIEVRHEALCFRTGVRDPRRLAVAAAG; from the coding sequence ATGCCCTCCGGGCTGGGACAACTGGCCCTCCCGAACCTTCACGGCACCCCGCAGGACGCCGCTGACCTGCGTCGGTTCCTGATCTGGGTGCCTGATCCACGCGGCCATCGAGGACGGCGGTATCCGATGCTGCCCTTGTTGTGTGCGGCCGCCGCGGCCGTGCTGGCCGGCGCCCGCTCCCTCATCGCGATCGGCGAATGGACCACTGACGCCCCGCCGTCCGTCCTGGCCGATCTCGGCTTCCCGCCCGATGCGCTCACCGGCATCCGAGCCGTACCGCATCCGGCCACCATCCGTCGTCTGCTCCAACGCCTCGACGGCGACGCGCTCGACGCGGCGATCGGCGCGTACCTCCGGGCCAGAACAACACCACCGCAACCGTCCGAACCGCCTTCGAAGCCCGCGCTGCGGGCGATCGCGGTCGACGGCAAGACCGTCCGCGGCTCCCGCACCCGCACCACGACCGCGATCCAACTGCTGGCCGCGATGGATCACCACGGCGTGGTCCTGGCCCAGCGGCAGATCGCCTCCAAGAGCAACGAGATCCCCGCCTTCCAGCCCCTGCTGGACACCATCGACCTCACCGACACCTTGCTGACAGGCGACGCCCTGCACACCCAGCACGCCCACGGCGCCTACCTCCGCAAGCGGGGCGCCCACTTCCTGGCCATTGTGAAGAAGAACCACTCTGGGTTGTACGCGCAGGTCAGGAAGCTGCCCTGGGCCGACATCCCGCTCGACCACTCCACCCGCGACCGGGCCCACCACCGCGACGAGATCCGTCGGCTCAAGGTCGCCGCGTTCCGTCACCTCGACTATCCCGGCGCCCGCCAGGCCATCCAGATTGTACGGTGGCGCCGCGAGTTGAGCACGGGGAAACTCACGATCGAGCGCGTCTACCTGATCACCAGCCTGACCGTCTTCGACGCAACCTGCACCGAGCTCGCCACCTGGATCAGAGGCCACTGGGGCATCGAGGTGCGCCATGAGGCGCTTTGTTTCCGGACGGGGGTGAGAGACCCCCGGCGCCTGGCTGTCGCAGCAGCCGGGTGA
- a CDS encoding dipeptidase has translation MTARPISETIASLMPRAKTELAELVAFQSVADPAQFPKSECEAAANWVADALRAEDFQDVALLDTPDGTQSVYGFLPGPAGAPTVLLYAHYDVQPPLDKSAWVSPPFELTERDGRWFGRGAADCKGGFIMHLLALRALKADGGVPVSVKVIAEGSEEQGTGGLERYAEAHPELLTADTIVIGDTGNFRVGLPTVTATLRGMTMLRVTLDTLEGNLHSGQFGGAAPDALAAMIQLLASLRAEDGTTTVDGLTTDTEWEGLQYPEAEFRKDAKVLDGVGLIGTGTVADRIWARPAVTVIGIDCPPVVGATPSLQASARAQISLRVPPGQDAAKATELLTAHLEAHAPWGARVSVERVGQGQPFRADTSSPAYTSMAQAMEAAYPGEKMQTSGMGGSIPLCNTLAALYPEAEILLIGLSEPEAQIHAVNESVSPEELERLSLAEALFLRNYAESKRA, from the coding sequence ATGACCGCCCGTCCGATCTCCGAGACCATTGCCTCGCTGATGCCCCGCGCCAAGACGGAGCTGGCCGAGCTCGTGGCCTTCCAGTCGGTGGCGGATCCCGCGCAGTTCCCGAAGAGCGAGTGCGAGGCGGCCGCCAACTGGGTCGCCGACGCGCTGCGCGCCGAGGACTTCCAGGACGTCGCCCTGCTCGACACCCCCGACGGCACCCAGTCGGTCTACGGCTTCCTGCCCGGCCCGGCCGGCGCCCCGACCGTGCTGCTCTACGCGCACTACGACGTGCAGCCGCCGCTCGACAAGTCCGCCTGGGTCTCCCCGCCGTTCGAGCTGACCGAGCGGGACGGCCGTTGGTTCGGCCGCGGCGCGGCCGACTGCAAGGGCGGCTTCATCATGCACCTCCTCGCCCTGCGCGCCCTCAAGGCCGACGGCGGCGTCCCGGTCTCCGTCAAGGTGATCGCCGAGGGTTCCGAGGAGCAGGGCACCGGCGGCCTGGAGCGGTACGCCGAGGCGCACCCCGAGCTGCTGACCGCCGACACGATCGTCATCGGGGACACGGGCAACTTCCGGGTCGGTCTGCCGACCGTCACCGCGACGCTGCGCGGCATGACGATGCTGCGGGTCACGCTGGACACCCTCGAAGGCAACCTGCACTCCGGACAGTTCGGCGGCGCCGCCCCGGACGCGCTGGCCGCGATGATCCAGCTGCTGGCTTCGCTGCGTGCCGAGGACGGCACCACGACCGTCGACGGGCTCACCACGGACACCGAATGGGAGGGGCTGCAGTACCCGGAGGCCGAGTTCCGCAAGGACGCCAAGGTTCTGGACGGCGTCGGGCTGATCGGCACGGGTACGGTCGCCGACCGGATCTGGGCGCGGCCCGCCGTCACCGTCATCGGCATCGACTGCCCGCCCGTGGTCGGCGCGACCCCCTCGCTGCAGGCGAGCGCACGGGCGCAGATCAGCCTGCGGGTGCCGCCGGGCCAGGACGCCGCGAAGGCGACCGAGCTGCTGACCGCACACCTTGAGGCGCACGCCCCGTGGGGAGCCAGGGTGTCGGTGGAACGGGTCGGCCAGGGCCAGCCGTTCCGCGCGGACACCTCCAGCCCGGCGTACACCTCGATGGCGCAGGCGATGGAGGCCGCGTACCCCGGCGAGAAGATGCAGACATCCGGGATGGGCGGCTCGATCCCGCTCTGCAACACCCTCGCGGCCCTCTACCCGGAGGCCGAGATCCTGCTGATCGGCCTGAGCGAGCCGGAGGCGCAGATCCACGCGGTGAACGAGAGCGTGTCGCCCGAGGAGCTGGAGCGTCTGTCGCTGGCCGAGGCGCTGTTCCTGCGGAACTACGCAGAGTCCAAGCGGGCCTGA
- a CDS encoding sensor histidine kinase, translating into MEEQRSRWMHGEPPRWLTGQPGRSASRLPWPSTILLGAFVMIGSTIAARGQTDERAPLDIFARLLLFLAVAVLLLRHRRPVVAVFGSSAAAMIYLAAGYPYGPVFLAVAVGCFSAVVSGHRRAAWTAVSMVWLGHVLVAHWLYRWLPPSDDHAAPWGQELGVAAWVVAIVAAAEFVRVRREQWAAQRAERQAAERRRADEERLRMARELHDVLAHSISVINVQSSVGLALLDSDPEQARTALTTIKAASKEALGEVRQVLDTLRTPGDAPRAPAPGLDRLPELVEQAASAGLTVTVETDGVRGAVPPGADLAAFRIVQEALTNVVRHSGSRTAQVRIGYGTGRIRLRIDDEGPATGDDAGGSGNGLAGMRERAAALGGTIEAGPLADGGFRVRAELPLPAGAAAHNEETP; encoded by the coding sequence ATGGAAGAGCAACGCTCACGCTGGATGCACGGCGAGCCGCCGCGCTGGCTGACGGGGCAGCCGGGACGCTCCGCCTCCCGGCTGCCCTGGCCGTCGACGATCCTGCTGGGTGCCTTCGTCATGATCGGTTCGACCATCGCGGCCCGGGGGCAGACGGACGAGCGGGCGCCGCTGGACATCTTCGCGCGGCTGCTGCTCTTCCTGGCCGTCGCCGTGCTCCTGCTGCGCCACCGGCGCCCCGTGGTGGCCGTCTTCGGCAGCTCGGCCGCGGCGATGATCTACCTCGCGGCCGGCTATCCGTACGGACCGGTGTTCCTGGCCGTCGCCGTGGGCTGCTTCAGCGCCGTGGTCTCCGGGCACCGGCGGGCCGCCTGGACGGCCGTCTCCATGGTGTGGCTGGGGCACGTGCTGGTGGCCCACTGGCTCTACCGGTGGCTGCCGCCCTCCGACGACCACGCCGCTCCCTGGGGGCAGGAACTCGGCGTCGCCGCCTGGGTGGTGGCCATCGTCGCCGCCGCCGAGTTCGTACGCGTACGCCGTGAGCAGTGGGCGGCGCAGCGCGCCGAGCGGCAGGCCGCGGAGCGGCGCAGGGCCGATGAGGAGCGGCTGCGGATGGCGCGCGAACTGCATGATGTGCTGGCCCACAGCATCTCCGTCATCAACGTCCAGTCGAGTGTCGGCCTCGCGTTGCTCGACTCCGACCCCGAGCAGGCCCGTACCGCCCTCACCACCATCAAGGCCGCCAGCAAGGAGGCGCTGGGCGAGGTCCGCCAGGTCCTCGACACCCTGCGTACCCCCGGAGACGCCCCCAGGGCACCGGCTCCCGGACTCGACCGGCTCCCCGAACTCGTCGAGCAGGCGGCGAGCGCCGGACTGACCGTCACCGTCGAGACCGACGGCGTACGCGGCGCCGTACCGCCCGGCGCGGATCTCGCCGCCTTCCGGATCGTGCAGGAGGCGCTGACGAATGTGGTCCGGCACTCCGGGTCGCGCACCGCGCAGGTCCGGATCGGTTACGGGACCGGCCGCATCCGGCTCCGTATCGACGACGAAGGCCCGGCCACCGGCGACGACGCGGGCGGCAGCGGCAACGGGCTGGCAGGAATGCGGGAGCGGGCCGCAGCGCTGGGTGGCACGATCGAGGCGGGCCCCCTGGCGGACGGCGGCTTCCGGGTGCGGGCCGAGCTCCCGCTCCCGGCCGGCGCGGCCGCGCACAACGAGGAGACACCGTGA
- a CDS encoding DedA family protein — MHLNAVIETAGWWSYAAVFILTAGETSAFVGLLVPGEAAVLLAAAIAAQGDLNTPVLAAVVVAGSVTGDNLGYALGRRCARRPGRRWTPRIPGRHRDGRAQAFLTHHSGAAVFAGKFIGFARTFLPYAAGSSGMPYRRFFLYSAVASLVWGIGTVLLGYFAGAATELLHTAGLVSGAMLVAVIVPVLVVMRVLARRRRRPTKSTVVASGWPRHRLPEAADNFAHSQER; from the coding sequence GTGCACCTCAACGCTGTGATCGAGACGGCGGGATGGTGGTCGTACGCCGCAGTGTTCATCCTGACGGCCGGTGAAACCAGCGCCTTCGTCGGACTGCTGGTACCTGGGGAAGCCGCCGTCCTGCTGGCGGCGGCCATCGCCGCCCAGGGCGATCTGAACACTCCGGTACTCGCGGCCGTCGTGGTCGCGGGCTCCGTCACCGGCGACAACCTCGGATACGCCCTGGGCCGTCGGTGCGCGCGGCGGCCCGGCCGGCGATGGACGCCGCGGATCCCCGGCCGCCACCGCGACGGACGAGCCCAGGCTTTCCTCACCCATCACAGTGGGGCGGCGGTCTTCGCCGGCAAATTCATCGGCTTCGCGCGCACCTTCCTGCCCTACGCCGCCGGCTCATCGGGCATGCCCTACCGCCGCTTCTTCCTCTACAGCGCCGTGGCGTCGCTGGTCTGGGGCATCGGCACGGTGCTGCTCGGCTATTTCGCCGGTGCCGCGACCGAGCTGCTGCACACAGCCGGTCTGGTCAGCGGCGCCATGCTCGTCGCCGTGATCGTGCCGGTCCTCGTCGTCATGAGGGTCCTTGCGCGTCGCCGCCGGCGGCCCACCAAGTCCACAGTCGTGGCGTCCGGCTGGCCCCGGCATCGTCTGCCGGAAGCGGCGGACAACTTCGCGCATTCACAGGAGAGATGA